AATGGACTATTGTCACTACATGTGTTTTATACTTGGCCTGATGGCTGTGAGACAGTCAGCCTTTGGACATATGATTGGACTATGTACATgtattgtgtgtgtctgtgtgattgtAGCAAGTCCACCGTGATCAGAAGCAGTTTGTGTAAATAGATCGTGATTTTCACCACCGCAAGTTAAAGGCCAGCAGATGTCTGGTGAGGAACAGGAACAGATGATAACAGATGGATGTGCAGCACTGAAGAAGCTCTCATTATAAACCCAAAAGAATACAAGCGACCTTTGATCTGTACAGTATATGAATGCAGGATATGGCAAGGCAACTGTAAGCCAAATATACTGTAAGTGTATTATTCTGTAGCTTGAAAAGTTTGTTAACATTTGGAGCAGTTTCACTTTTTAATACAGTGtataaaatggtttaattttgtggaattctgagaagaaaacagaaaaagaaactaACAGTGTTTCTTCTTCTGTGCCTGTTCATTTATCTGAGATATTGAGATTTATAAATATTTGGGATTTATATTTCAGACAGAATATGAAGTGAATGTGTGATTCTAGATTGAAGCTGCATTCATTGTCGAGCAGCTGCGCTGGGGACGGCTGGTCTCTCGTGGGCCTTTGGACTTCCAGTTGTTCAAGAGTTCCAATCCTCCTTTGTTTCTGGATTTCATAGAACATTGCATCAATGGCAGCTGATCTCCAAAGacaatttatcataaaaaaaacaaaaaaaaaacaaaaaaaaaaaacactgaaccaCACTTTGATTTTAAACTGGCCATCTAGTGTGAAATCAGCCTGCTGAATAATGCAGGCTTTCACAAATTGCACATAATTAGTAAAAATCGAATGCACAGTTTATCAAAATTGCAATAAAGCACAGTGCAAGTATCAGTTATCCAGTCAagtttaatactgtcacatgccTAATGCAGTTTAATGTGCGGTTTGGAAACCGTGTTTGCTTGGTTTGctttatttacacatttgcataatttccaATATTTCTCTGGATGGAATTTTACCAACATTccacaaaataaaagcctgaggATTTGTAAAACGTTACAAGCTCAAGGGTTTGGGCATTTGAATGTGcagaattaatatataaaaaattggtaACTTTTAGTGGAAGAtaaatttatttgttatatatatatatatatatatatatatatatatatatatatatatatatatatatatatatatatatatatatatatttttttatagacagcataaatatatattctcttcatttgaatcattaaaataaaaataaaaaccctgaaTGATGTTTTAGTTGGTTTAGTTGGTATTTATGGCCATATgcataaataactttaaaataaaaattagactgtttgtttattattgaaatgttaataataaaaataaaatctctggGTGTTTAAGGGgtttgacttttaaaaaaaaaaaaaaagtttgtgcacCCTAGAAATAAAGGATTTGGAAGATGTATTAGCCTCTGCTTCACTCTGGACGTGAGGTCTATCCTCACAAAGTCTTGTTGCTCATCTATGCACAGTTCAAGACGTAACGCTCTATTAAACACACTCACAATAACTGTTTCCAGAGGACACTTCCTGGCTTCAGTGCCTTGCTTTTCCAGGAATCAGGAACTGAATCAGTTTGTCTGAATGGACTGAAAAGGGAACAAAAGAATCCAAGACTTTGTGAATTCATGGATACCAGTCGAACTATAAATGATACGCGCTTTTCTTTTACTTTGAATATAAATGTAGTTTGATTGTGCATATAAAATTACTCCAGAGAGTGAAATCAGCCAAAAACCGGCCCAGAGCTTCTCCGTTGGCTCTGactgactgaagtgtgtgtgtgtgtgtgtaatgacatgggtatgacacaggtattacaaggagagggtgacttttttcaaaacgcttataaatcatacagaatgagtttttttgaaaaagtaaaaatgcacaaagtttcctgtgagggttagggttaggtgtagggttgatgaagggccatagaatatacagtttgtacagaataaaaaccattacacctatgggatgaacacactttacacaaaaacaaacgtgtgtgtgtgtgtgtgtgcatatgtgtttatgtgtgtgtgtgtgtgtgtgtgtgtgtgtgtgtgtgtgcgtgtgtgtgcgtgcgtgcgtgcacgtacgtgtgtgtgtgtgtgtgtgtgtgtgcgcgtgcatacgtgcatgtgtgtgtgtgagatagagagattgtgtgtgtgtgtgtgtgtgtgtgtttagcagcGCTGGCCTCTGGCTGAGGTTTCGGGTCCAGCTTCTTCAGCACTAAAGCAACAAGAcgggtctctgtgtgtctctgtgtgtagaGCCTGAGCTGGCCCCGGGCCCCAGAGTCAGACATCATGGGAGCAGCTGTCTAAAGAGCAGGCTTTCAGacggacacagacacagacacggCTTTATATCACACTGCTGTTACTAAGATATGAGACCGCTTTACTGTGTCTGGCTTCACATGCTTATATGAGAAATCTTTAGTTCATCTCCAATTAATAGGTCAATTTTTTAATGTTCTGCTCCTTCATCTATGTTTTATTATCCTGCTGATATATGGGGTTtaattaacaaagttcgggaggagcacgatcagataatcatctaATCTGGCACatgtgcatctcgtttagctaaccatcttaactagcacaacaagcgtatatatatccagcctTCCTACCTTTTTCCCTcttccaccccaactcctcacttctaatctatttcaTCCCAAATCAGGGATGGGGGAGTTCTTTGGGTTCGGCTATGCTCCGGTCCTGGagccctcccccaggacagcacgccaaaatattcCTACTGTTCactttcagattagatgtaagggtgaactcgtgaagtgcatgtttctaaatgtaaatgtcatctAACAAATATGATCAATAATTCTTAGAGAATATCATCAGCGATCACTTAATATCGATTGACTGGTAATCTAGTattcacttttctttctttctttctttctgtctttctttctttctttctttttttgtggtaaACGTATTAGTAAAAGTTTACTAgtttagtaattgtttttttttttttactggaaaattatatatatatatatatatatatatatatatatatatatatatatatatatatattacttttattgttattggcttgcattaatttatatatttgttttttttttttgtttttttttactggaaaattatatattttttacttttattattattattggcttgcattcatttatatatttatttatttatatatgtaaattcaGTATCATTAAAATGATTGAGCTAAAagaaaatgtcttaaaaaattattctatattatttaacgaaataaataataaaaagcattttcCATTTCGTTTTTTGGCAAAGTGCttccaaaatgtttgttttcagaaataaaaaccGTAATAGGAGAATGTTTTCCTAAGATATATATTAGTACACTAAACGGTGTCTACTCCCCACAGATTAAAGTAACTGTGGGTCCTTCAGCACATTTTTCTCGACCTGCTCCGTCATCTTGGACACAGTAAAAGTTTGTCGGTGGTTTTGTCTGAAAGCATCATCTCCTGTCAGAGTCTGTGCTGTAAAGGTGCTCTCAGAGCTCTTGTTTTCCATGAAAGCAGCTCTTGTGTTGTAGTGTGCTGTCATTACTGTATTAATCCGGGTGTGGTGTGAGGGCCACTGGCTCTGATGGTAATACAAGCCTCCTGCGCTTAAAATAGATGTGGAAGGAGAAGCCTGGATGTCTGTGGTCTGCTGTGCTGATTACAGGGCAAGGTTAACTGAGCAAACCTGCAGTGGAAAACATGTGCACAGATCGTTGTGTAGTTTGCTGCAATGCATGAGGTGTCTGTATCTGCTTATATAACCCAGAAACATTTACTAGGCCTCCTCGGAAATAacatgtgtgtctgtatgtgtgtgttaaatatGTGGTGCTCTATAGAGATTCAGACATTGTTCACACCGCTGGCAGAGTTTGAGTAACCTCTGTTTGTCCTCGTTTCGTCCCGTACAGGAAGGGCAAAGGGAAGCCCAATGGAAAGAAGCCGTCCGCCGAAGAGAAGAAGCTTTACCTGGAGGCAGAATACACCAAAGTGCGAGTGGTGGACTTCGAGCTCAAGGAGCTGGTGGTTTTGCCGAGAGAGATCGACCTGAACGAGTGGCTCGCGAGCAACAGTAGGTCTCTCCTCGTTTCCTTCAGCAGAGAAAAAGAATGGTCCCAGTTCAAGGCATATTTTTTTCATCTTGTGGTATGTTTGGTTGTGGGGTTGTGTCTAGTTACTAGGTGTGTTTTCTTTTCATCGGAGGGAATGTATGATTTCAGCTCTGCGTTATATAACCGCATGACAAAACCAGCTCAGAATAACATTCCTGAGCCACCGATCACACCATTGTTAGCATTTCCCTCCATCTGATCtggaaagaaaacatgcaacTGCAAAAAAGAGCATAAAATATGGCTCCGTTTAGGAAATTTTAGTGCACTTTCAAAGTGCACAAGCACTTCTTAAAGCAAATCTCTGCCGTTTGTGGTTAATTGAAGCCTTGTCTCTGGATCCGCTCACAGTCCTCTCAGACGCTGTGTGTTGAGCTGATTGTTTCCTACATTtcatagaatataaataaaatgcatatctaATATATTACCAAAGCTGctgtaatatagtaaaataatattgcaaTGTAAAGcatcagttttctgtgtgaatctgtgttaaagtgtaatgtatttctgtgatgctccgctgtattttcagcatcattcctccagtcttcagtgtcacatgatcttcagaaatcagaataatatgatgatttactgctcaagaaacatttctgattattatcaatgttgaacacatcCATTTGTTTGTGGATATTGACACGTTTTGTTTTTCTGGATTCACGGTTGAAAAAAAGAGTTcaaagaaacagcatttatttgaaatatatattttttgtcacattataaatgtaactttGTCGTCTTGATTAATATGTGATTCTATGTTTTATATTTCTCCATATTTAGAGTTGACATATAGCCAAATATGTAATtacaattatactttttttaatcatgtacagtatgtaattttatttaaaagaaaaatgcaaatgcatatttgcatacatttctaaaaatgtataaaaaaaatgcaaagatttTGTTTAGATGATTAGAAAATGTATTACACCTAGTAGAAGTCACCCAGTCATATTTTAATAAGCTTCTCAAAGCCGTCTGATTCATATAATGACTTGGTACACATTGCATTATGTTATTTATATGCATTGTTTTTTATCGTTCCTTAATCTTTGAATGGTTTGTGTGATTCTCCAGCCACGACGTTCTTCAACCTCATCAACCTGCAGTACAGCACGATCTCTGAGTTCTGCACCGGAGACACGTGTCCGGCCATGACCGCCTGCAGCACGTGAGTATCTGTGAAACACCCTGCAGACGCCCAGGGGTCCGACCCGGGGTGTGATGGTAGAGGAAGAGCACCTTCAGTTTGATGCCTTCTCCAGTGGTGGAGTGTGTCTGAAACTTAGTCAACCTTTAaacctctggagtcgattaacacgTATAcacgttatgaggcattttctcctgataaccccgaaaagaacttcaattacactttcagttttgatcgtacagataagagcaatacatcaatcgaatctgtaaagggtctactttttttttttttgtataaagacataataacaaaactttgtgcttttataaaataaagataacaaacaaggtgtgctgtctgcagccattgtctgcgctgatcgtcatttacaaacacgtcattaaaatgaactgtaactctgttaatactcaatgaagagacataagagatatatctatagaaagcctaacatgtttatttttatactaaATAAGTGGcaccgaaaacaaatattctgtaataaagaaatccatatgaaaacaacgcgatgtctgtttttcacgtctcccttcattatcttctaatgtgaccacgcccggCGCTGAAGGCTCAGATTCTAATGAGATTctaatgaattataataatattcagattctaatgtttcactgaagcgtgcggcttgaatatgccacacaacagaagacaacgcagccagactgttcttcaagttcttttattttactctttgcttcacgatgagaggaataagacataaatcaccccaaaaagatgtgatgtggttgaggatttgagaaatggatttcctcagaaaaaaaggatgaagcgctttattcagcagagatcataaacataagtatattttaatttatttatatacttgttcTAGTTTTTACataacatgtaaacattttacttgtTAGACTTTTTACAAACTATAATTCcttactaaatgtataatcaagtgaaatattactaagtttcagtaacaatatacaatactataccattcaaaagcttgatgtaaataatataaatgtaacaaataaatgtaactgtaacaaatgtaacaaacaatgatgttctttcaatttaccccccccccccccccccccccaaaaaaaaaaaccctgaaaaaatattatcagctcctttcaacattaataataataatactaataaaaataataataacaattaatatttttttgtagaaaatcagattgttaaaatgaattctgaaggattgtgtgactggagtaatgatgcaaaaaaataagtttgaaagtcagctttgattgttcctaataaactgtttaactgctcccccaagtggatattaaattatgttgtgggataattaaatatattctaaataaactacaaacataaaattatatagattgattttgttctcacattctttcttgtaactcctccctcccagtgacacagctgactgaaaggctcattatgcatcTCATTATGCatctcattatgcagctcattatgcagctcattatgcagctgaTTATGCGattctttgtcttctcaggtgtaaatcacaatgatattcatgatagttgacgcctaatCGTATATGACTTTTAGAAACAATAAGTGTCTtgggaatttaaataaatatattgttttctgtgagtgagtaaacaagatgattttcacataatttagaaagaaaaaatctatgctacaagctccagttctcaaaaatcccgggaaccaatgttctgtatgtgttttatggccttattcaagtgatttaatatttttagtttttcactaaccacgcataattaaaaaataaaaaataaaaaaaaattctcaaaaacacaatcatgtacagaTTAGACTTAAcccatttagatgtgtataagaaactgaaaaaaagcacaaatgttagTGCATggcaaaacttctccaggccccaaaaatacccttagactccagggggttaaattaagcatttattgGATAACATCATAAATATACTGCTCATGTTTATGGGAAGATTCACTGTCAGAAGTTTAAAGAGCAGATTGGTGGAGAGATCCGTGTTCTTGTGCTGTGGAGGAAGTTTTGGGAAAGATGATGGTGCTGCTCTTGTACGAGGGTGTAGATGGATACAGCCGAAGGAACATCATCTCCGTTTGTGTGTTTGGCAGGACGTACTACTGGTATGATGAGAAAGGGAAGAAGACGAAGTGCACAGCGCCGCAGTACGTGGATTTCGTCATGAGTTCAGTTCAGAAGCTGGTGACGGATGAAGACATCTTTCCCACCAAATACGGTGAGTCTGTAGCGCCACCTGGTGAGGGAAGTGTTTAATTACATATTAATGTGTATGTGTGATATTAAAGAACATCATATTTCCTTTCCAGCTTGTTTATTTGAAAGCAAATTGTCAATTTTAGTAGAAAactaaaacacacagaaacagatgTGGACGATGTCCCAAGCTACAACAGTTAATCATTTTctgttacagtatttacagttaataaaaacacagggtcggtaattattattattgttttttttttttttgttttttttttttttacctcagacCTGTTAAACAACAGTGccagtttattatttattcttgtaAATGTTGATGCTAAATAACATTGAAGCTAATGAAAAATACtgctaaaacatttacaaaatgttacaaaagatttctatttttaataaatgatgcacttttgacctttctatttatcagaagaaaaataaaatgtatcacactttccacaaaaacaaacaatgttttcagcattaataataatcataaaagtttcttgagcagcaaatcagtaaaaaaaagtgacactgaagactggaggaatgatgctgaaaatacagctgcacatcacaaaaataaattacactttaacacagattcacacagaaaactgatattttagattacagtaatattttaccatttttactGATCACATACATGCAGCCtcgatgagcagaagagacaaaaACATACATGAACAGTAGTGCATACATCATTTATTTGGTCTAACCGTGTGGCGCTGATGGAGTTTGTCTGGTTCTCTGCAGGTAAAGAGTTCCCCAACACCTTCGACTCGCTGGTGAAGAAAATCTGCAGGTATCTCTTCCACGTTCTGGCCCACATCTACTGGTCCCACTACAAGGAGACGGTGGCCATGGACCTGCACGGACACCTAAACACACTCTACACACACTTCGTGGTATTTATAAGGGAATTCAATCTGATGGACCCCAAGGAGACGTCGATAA
This sequence is a window from Carassius auratus strain Wakin chromosome 43, ASM336829v1, whole genome shotgun sequence. Protein-coding genes within it:
- the mob2b gene encoding MOB kinase activator 2b isoform X3, producing the protein MENTEEDPPIDLESLESPQGLLWTLFNRKGKGKPNGKKPSAEEKKLYLEAEYTKVRVVDFELKELVVLPREIDLNEWLASNTTTFFNLINLQYSTISEFCTGDTCPAMTACSTTYYWYDEKGKKTKCTAPQYVDFVMSSVQKLVTDEDIFPTKYGKEFPNTFDSLVKKICRYLFHVLAHIYWSHYKETVAMDLHGHLNTLYTHFVVFIREFNLMDPKETSIMEDLTEALCTPLPPQPQNHVTER
- the mob2b gene encoding MOB kinase activator 2b isoform X4; protein product: MDWLMGKGKGKPNGKKPSAEEKKLYLEAEYTKVRVVDFELKELVVLPREIDLNEWLASNTTTFFNLINLQYSTISEFCTGDTCPAMTACSTTYYWYDEKGKKTKCTAPQYVDFVMSSVQKLVTDEDIFPTKYGKEFPNTFDSLVKKICRYLFHVLAHIYWSHYKETVAMDLHGHLNTLYTHFVVFIREFNLMDPKETSIMEDLTEALCTPLPPQPQNHVTER
- the mob2b gene encoding MOB kinase activator 2b isoform X2, with the protein product MRKGKGKPNGKKPSAEEKKLYLEAEYTKVRVVDFELKELVVLPREIDLNEWLASNTTTFFNLINLQYSTISEFCTGDTCPAMTACSTTYYWYDEKGKKTKCTAPQYVDFVMSSVQKLVTDEDIFPTKYGKEFPNTFDSLVKKICRYLFHVLAHIYWSHYKETVAMDLHGHLNTLYTHFVVFIREFNLMDPKETSIMEDLTEALCTPLPPQPQNHVTER
- the mob2b gene encoding MOB kinase activator 2b isoform X1, producing MLLKTLDSLHYNPCSRSEARASSAFGNMVGDHAITGDSALTQRSPKNGLSCKMVLQAVGKVLRKGKGKPNGKKPSAEEKKLYLEAEYTKVRVVDFELKELVVLPREIDLNEWLASNTTTFFNLINLQYSTISEFCTGDTCPAMTACSTTYYWYDEKGKKTKCTAPQYVDFVMSSVQKLVTDEDIFPTKYGKEFPNTFDSLVKKICRYLFHVLAHIYWSHYKETVAMDLHGHLNTLYTHFVVFIREFNLMDPKETSIMEDLTEALCTPLPPQPQNHVTER